Genomic window (Methanosphaera sp. WGK6):
TGTATCTGGTGTATAAGATAATGCAAATGCAGTATTACCTAACATAGCCATGGATGAACCTATGCTTTCTTCATCTAATATTTCTAAAATTTCTTGTAGTTCTGAGTTTATTAGTTGTGTGTCGTTGGCAAATATTCTTGATAATTTAATGAAATTAGTGATGTGTGGATTTGTTAAAATTCTTTTCAGTAAAATACTTCCACTTTTATTTATACGTTTTTGATGAAGGGGATTTTCAATAATTTCACTAGTTTCAAGTAAACCAATAGTTTTAGTTATAACATATATAGGGCGGGTGATTGGAATTTTATCAATTACTCCATATGATGGTGCACCTTCTTTTAATCTAATGACACAACCTCCATAAATTTCAGATATCACATCACCTAATCCACTTGATTGTGATATTTCAGCAAGATGGGCTATTTCACCTGCTTGTTTATATGTAATATTAATTCCAAGTAATACAGGTAATGTAAAACTAATACCTAATGCAAAACCAGCACTAGTTCCAAATCCTGCACTAATTGGTAATTTACTTTCATGATTAATAGTAATATCATATGAAGATAAATTTAAGTTATATTTCTTCTTAATAATTTCAATAGTTTTTAAACTTATTGTATTTAAAACTTCTTTCTTATTATTTGTATATATATTAATATTTCCAGTTCCATCACTAATTTTTGTATGGGTTATAACACCATCATCTAATGTAATACCAGCACCTTTTGATCCTTTTAAATAGGGATTATTGTTTGGAATAATTTCAAAAAAACCTGTAATATGTGCAGGTACAAATACTTTAATTTCATTAATCATATAATTATTTATATCTTTTCATATTCATAAATAAAATTATATAATAAAATTTTCATAAAATCATAGTAAAAGTAATTTAATAGAGGAAGATATAATGTCTGAAAATAAAAGAATAGATTTACATACTCATAGTATTTTTAGTGATGGTGAATTATTACCATCTGAATTAGTGAGAAGAGCTGATGTTTTAGATCATAAAGCAATAGCAATAACGGATCATGTTGATGCATCAAATATAGAAGTAGCAGCTCAAATAGCAAAAGCAGCAAATGATATAAGAGATTATTGGGATATTGATGTGATACCTGGGGTAGAAATTACACATACACCTCCTGAAGTAATTGATAAACTAGCAAATAAAGCAAGGAAGTATGGTGCTGAAATAGTTGTGGTTCATGGTGAAACACCAGTGGAGCCAGTAAAAGAAGGAACAAATAAAATGGCTGCAGAATCACCGTCTGTAGATATTATTGGACATCCTGGATTAATTACAGCTGATGAGGTAGAAATAGCAATAGACAATGATGTTTCTTTAGAAATAAGTGCTAGGGGTGGGCATTGTCTTGGTAATGGGCATGTAGCAAAATTAGGTTTAGAATTAGGAGCAAATCTTATTGTAGATACAGATACACATGCACCAGGGGATTTAATTACTTATGGATTAGCAGAAGTTGTAGCAAAAGGTGCTTCAATTCCTGAAAAAGAAGTTTCAAAAGTATTGAAAGATAATCCAGAAAAAATCCTTAAAAAACATGGATTATTATAATTTTTTTTATTTGTATTGTACCGTATATTTTAATAATATATCTTTATCAATAAGAGTATATGATTTTAGATTTAACTCAACACAGTTGTTCTTATTAAAACCTAAACCATCAACTAATGTTTTTGAATTAGAACCTCCAAGAATTTTAGAACCAATACAGATAGATACTTCATCTATTAATTCTTCTTTAAACATTGAAAAATTGAGGGTAGAACCTCCTTCTAATAAAATGCTTTTTATATTTAATTTATAAAGTTTATTTAGTGCTTGTTTTAAATCTACAGAATTGGTACCTGATATTATAATAGTACATTTTTCTTCTAATTTTCTAATTCTTTCTAATGGTGCTTTTTGAGATGCTATGATAATAGTTTCAGCTTGATTGTCTAATATTTTTGAATTAAGGGGGGTTCTTGCATTACTATCTATTATAATTCTGACAGGATTGTCTGTTTTTTCAGAAGGTATTTTATGGATTGTTAATTTAGGATTATCTACTATGACAGTATTTATACCAACCATTATCCCATCATATTTTTTACGTAATTGATGTACACGAATCAAATCATTTTTACCAGAAATTTTCATGGAACTATTTTCAGTTGCAATTTTACCATCAACAGTCATAGCAGAATTTAATAGAACATAAGGTTTCAAAATAATCACTCATAATTAACTTTCAATGCTTTTAATGTGTTGATAATATTTTCACCATTGCGAACAGCATTTATTAAAACTTCTTTAAATCCTTCTTTAATAAGTTCATCATTTTGAATAATCCATAAAATTAAATCAGGATGTTCTGTTAAAGTTAAGTTACTAAAAATAATTTCTTCAGGATTATTATTTGTATATATAGCAATATGTTTGTTATTTTCATACTTCACTGCTTTTATAGTAATTAATATATCTTCATTTTTTACACTAAAATAATCTCCAACTTCCACTATATCTATAACAGATTCTTCAATTTTTAATAAATCTTTCTGAATTTTAGTTTCATATTGATGTCTTTTATCAATATACATTTTTAACATGTCATTTATTTTCATAGTATCACTTTTATAAATTATACACTGTTTTAGCATTCTGTTCTGTTTGTTTTTCAATATCTATAAAATCAATATTCTTGGTACGTTCAATACGTTCGATTGTTTTCCTAATATTTAATGGTTGATTATTTTCTTCTTTTATTGGGGATAAATAAGGACTATCTGTTTCAGTTAACATATTTTCAAGAGGTACCTTTTTTATATTCTTTTTATGTTTTTTTGAAAAAAGAGCATTAGTTGCAAATGATATGTAATATCCATAATCTACAGCTTCCATTGCGGTTTCTTTTGTTCCACTAAAACAATGGAAAATGACATTTGGAATTTCAGTATATTTTTTTACAATATCTAAGGCATGTTGTTCTGCATTACGTACATGTAATACAATAGGCATATCATGTTCTGTTGCAATAGTTAAAAGTTTTTCAAAAACAGTATGTTGTCTTTTAAGTTCATTTTCTGAACGTTCTTTTGAAAAATCAAGACCTATTTCTCCAATAGCTTGTATATTGTCTAAATTATCAATAATTTGATTTATTGTTTTATTAATAGTTTCTTTATTGTCTTTTCCAGTATATTCTGGATGATACCCCATAGTTGTTTTTATAAAGTTCTTATCTGATTGGGATAATGTTAGTGATCGTTCATTACTTTCATAACTAGCTCCGGAATCAATTAAAAATTTAAATTCGGGTTTTGTATTTTTAATTATTTCATCTCGTGTATTATCAAAAATGGGGAAGTTTAAATGACAATGTGCATCTATCATATTTATACTCTCCTATTATCTTCCAAATCTTCTTTGTCGTTCTGTGTAAGATCTTATTGCTCTTAAAAAATCTACTTTTCTTAATTCTGGCCATAAACTATCTGTGAAATATAGTTCTGAATAAGATGATTGCCATAATAAAAATCCACTTAAACGTTCCTCTCCACTTGTACGAATTACAAGATTAGGGTCTTCTAATCCAGCTGTATATAAATTGTTATTTATTAATTCTTCTGTGATATCATCTGGATCTATTTTACCTTTTTTAACATCTCTTGCTATTTTTTTAAATGCATCTACAATTTCAACTCTGCCATCATAACCCATAGCAATATTAACTAATCTATCTTTGTATTCTTTAGTGGATTCTTCAGCATTTTTAATAGCATCTCTAACTTTTTCAGGAAATAAATCTAATTTTCCCACAGCTTTAAGACGTACTTTATTTTTATGAATTTTTTTATTTGTACTAATACTCAAAAAACTTTCAACAAACAAATCCATTAAATCAGATACTTCTTTTTCTGTTCGATTGAAGTTTTCTGTTGAAAAAGCATATACTGTTACTATATCTATACCTAAATCTATACACCATTCTAGGACATTTTCTAGAGTATCAACTCCTCTTCTATGTCCTTCTATAGCATTCATATTTCCTTGTATTTTTGAATATCGTCTATTTCCATCCATGATTATTGCCACATGTTTTGGCATTTTAGTTTTATCTAGATTTCTGGAGATATACCATTCATATAAGGAATATAATGGTTGTAGTAACATCATCTTTTTCAAACTCCCCTTTTTAAATTTTAATATATTATAATATGTCTTAATTCAAATAATAAATTTTTTCATTTTTTCAATGAATTAATAATTGTGGATACTAATTTAATTGAATTAACATACCCTTGTACGCTTTGTGAACGTGATGTGTCAATATATATATTTGGCTGTTTTAAGGTAATTGCACCATAACTTGTTACACCTGATACTAGAACTAAACTTCTAAAAATTATATTTCCTATAATACCGTCAGGAGCAACAATTATATTTACTTGATTTTTTATGGCTTCTTCAATTAATATGTAGTAATGTTTGATATCATAATCGTTTTTAAGTTCTTCTACTATAATATCACATTCACGAATTGTTTTATCTATTTTGGGACTACGACCTTTATCTTGTTTACGTCCTCCAGAAATAAGAGCTATTTTAGGAGTATTGCCTGTTTTTGATATAATTTTAGAACATTCTTTTATAATTTCTTTTTTTTCATCAATAGTGTCACATTCATCAATTCCAACAGGAGTTAACATGAATTTATGATTATTAATTTCAAGTATTGATGCACGAAATAGATTAGGATATTCTTTTTTAAGTTCTTTAATTACACTTGATTCAAGTGATCCTCTTATAACACCATCAATAGTGGGGTCATGAATATATTTAATTAAATCTTCATTAGTTTCTGCTATTTCAAAATCAAATGAAAATTGTTTTATAGCCTCTAATACATTTTTATTTTTTCCAAGTCCGATTGCAATCTTCATTTCTTTAAACCTATTATTTTTTTATATTTAATTTATATTACTTTTTTTCTAAAATAGATATTTAGTTAAGAAGTTAACATAATTTTATTTATTATTTTAATATTTAGAATTTTTATTAAAAATAGAAAAGAGGAGTGGAATGTAATTATTCTTATATATTTTTTAAAGATATTTCAATGGATTCAATAGTTTTATCAATATCTTCCATACTATGTGCACAGGATAAAAATGTACATTCATATTGGGATGGTGCAATAAATACTCCATTTTCTAATAAATTATGGAAATATTTTAAAAATCCTTTTGTATCAGTGGTTTGTGCTGTTTTATAATCATAAACTTCTTTATTTGTAAAATAAATTTGAGTCATAGATTCAACACCATTAACTTGATAATTAATGTCTAATTTATTTAAAATGGCTCTGATTTCATTACGGAAGTATTCTCCTTTATTATGTAAATCTTTGTAGAATTTATCATCTAATATTTTAAATGCAGTTAATCCACCATTAATTGACATAGGATTTCCACTAAATGTACCTGCTTGGTAGATAGTTCCACTTGGAGTGAATTGTTCCATGTATTCTTTTTTACCTGCAATAGCACCTATTGGGAATCCACCACCAAGAATTTTACCAAAAGTACATAAATCTGGTGTTACATTATAATATTTTTGAGCTCCACCTTTACTTATTCTGAATCCAGTAATTACTTCATCAATGATTAATAAAATATCATTTTCTTCAGTTATTTCACGTAAAAAAGTCAAATAATCATCTTTTGGTGGAACACAACCTATATTACCCATAATGGGTTCTATAATAATGCATGCAATTTCTTCTTTATTTTCTTTGATGATTCTTGTTAATTCATCTTCATCATTAAATGGTACAAGTATTGTATTTTTTGTAGTGTCTTCTGGAATTCCTGGAGAATCTGGCTTTCCAGCAGCTCCAGAACCTGATTTAACCAGTACAGCATCATGAGCTCCATGATAAGCTCCTTCAAATTTAATTATTTTATTACGGCCAGTTATTCCTCTTGCTAAGCGTATGGCACTCATGGTAGCTTCAGTTCCAGAATTTGTAAATCGAACCATTTCTGCAGATGGAACACGTTTAATCACTTCTTTTGCAAGAGAAATTTCTTTTTCAGAAGGTACTCCATAATCAGTTCCTAATTGTAATTGTTTTATTGATTCTTCAACAATTGTTTCATTTGCATGACCAAATATTATAGGGCCATAACCTAAACAATAATCTATAAATTCATTACCATCTTCATCATATATTTTTGATCCTTTTGCACGTTTTGCAAAAAAAGGATATGGTTTATATGCACGTATTGGTGAATTAACACCTCCGGGTAAATAGTTCACTGCTTCTTCGTATAATTTTTTAGATTTATCGAAATTCATAAGATGTCTCCTAATCTTTTTTCCTAATATTTAATAGTGAATTTATAATTGCTACAGCAATAGGTGTTCCACCTTTAGGGCCTGTAGTTATAGTGTAAGGAATATTTGTTTGAGATAATGCTTCTTTTGAATCAGCTGCTCCTACAAATCCTACTGGAACTCCTGCAATTGCTTTAGCATCCATTTGACCTTCTTCAACCAGTTTTATAACTTCAAATAGTGCAGTTGGTGCATTACCTATAGCAACAACTCCTTTAAATCCATCATCTGCTGCAATTCTCATAGCTGCTGCGGAACGAGTGATTTCTTCTTTTTTAGCAAGTTTAATAGCTCTTTCATCTCTAATATAACACATTACTTTACCATTATATCTAGTAATTCCTGATTTAACCATATTAATGTCTGTTAATATGTCTTCATTATTATCAAAACAATTTAGTGCCGTTTCAACAAATGTTGGTGATATTTTAACAAGTTTTGCATATTCTGGATCTGCTGTAGAATGAACAACACGTTCTACAATATCTTTTTCTTCATATGTTAAATTTTTAGTTTCATCATCTATCA
Coding sequences:
- a CDS encoding pantoate kinase, which produces MINEIKVFVPAHITGFFEIIPNNNPYLKGSKGAGITLDDGVITHTKISDGTGNINIYTNNKKEVLNTISLKTIEIIKKKYNLNLSSYDITINHESKLPISAGFGTSAGFALGISFTLPVLLGINITYKQAGEIAHLAEISQSSGLGDVISEIYGGCVIRLKEGAPSYGVIDKIPITRPIYVITKTIGLLETSEIIENPLHQKRINKSGSILLKRILTNPHITNFIKLSRIFANDTQLINSELQEILEILDEESIGSSMAMLGNTAFALSYTPDTSIEKTNITKINTTGIKYLQK
- a CDS encoding histidinol phosphate phosphatase domain-containing protein, with the translated sequence MSENKRIDLHTHSIFSDGELLPSELVRRADVLDHKAIAITDHVDASNIEVAAQIAKAANDIRDYWDIDVIPGVEITHTPPEVIDKLANKARKYGAEIVVVHGETPVEPVKEGTNKMAAESPSVDIIGHPGLITADEVEIAIDNDVSLEISARGGHCLGNGHVAKLGLELGANLIVDTDTHAPGDLITYGLAEVVAKGASIPEKEVSKVLKDNPEKILKKHGLL
- a CDS encoding 2,5-diamino-6-(ribosylamino)-4(3H)-pyrimidinone 5'-phosphate reductase — encoded protein: MKPYVLLNSAMTVDGKIATENSSMKISGKNDLIRVHQLRKKYDGIMVGINTVIVDNPKLTIHKIPSEKTDNPVRIIIDSNARTPLNSKILDNQAETIIIASQKAPLERIRKLEEKCTIIISGTNSVDLKQALNKLYKLNIKSILLEGGSTLNFSMFKEELIDEVSICIGSKILGGSNSKTLVDGLGFNKNNCVELNLKSYTLIDKDILLKYTVQYK
- a CDS encoding TatD family hydrolase, encoding MIDAHCHLNFPIFDNTRDEIIKNTKPEFKFLIDSGASYESNERSLTLSQSDKNFIKTTMGYHPEYTGKDNKETINKTINQIIDNLDNIQAIGEIGLDFSKERSENELKRQHTVFEKLLTIATEHDMPIVLHVRNAEQHALDIVKKYTEIPNVIFHCFSGTKETAMEAVDYGYYISFATNALFSKKHKKNIKKVPLENMLTETDSPYLSPIKEENNQPLNIRKTIERIERTKNIDFIDIEKQTEQNAKTVYNL
- the uppS gene encoding polyprenyl diphosphate synthase, which encodes MMLLQPLYSLYEWYISRNLDKTKMPKHVAIIMDGNRRYSKIQGNMNAIEGHRRGVDTLENVLEWCIDLGIDIVTVYAFSTENFNRTEKEVSDLMDLFVESFLSISTNKKIHKNKVRLKAVGKLDLFPEKVRDAIKNAEESTKEYKDRLVNIAMGYDGRVEIVDAFKKIARDVKKGKIDPDDITEELINNNLYTAGLEDPNLVIRTSGEERLSGFLLWQSSYSELYFTDSLWPELRKVDFLRAIRSYTERQRRFGR
- the mtxX gene encoding methanogenesis marker protein Mmp4/MtxX codes for the protein MKIAIGLGKNKNVLEAIKQFSFDFEIAETNEDLIKYIHDPTIDGVIRGSLESSVIKELKKEYPNLFRASILEINNHKFMLTPVGIDECDTIDEKKEIIKECSKIISKTGNTPKIALISGGRKQDKGRSPKIDKTIRECDIIVEELKNDYDIKHYYILIEEAIKNQVNIIVAPDGIIGNIIFRSLVLVSGVTSYGAITLKQPNIYIDTSRSQSVQGYVNSIKLVSTIINSLKK
- the hemL gene encoding glutamate-1-semialdehyde 2,1-aminomutase is translated as MNFDKSKKLYEEAVNYLPGGVNSPIRAYKPYPFFAKRAKGSKIYDEDGNEFIDYCLGYGPIIFGHANETIVEESIKQLQLGTDYGVPSEKEISLAKEVIKRVPSAEMVRFTNSGTEATMSAIRLARGITGRNKIIKFEGAYHGAHDAVLVKSGSGAAGKPDSPGIPEDTTKNTILVPFNDEDELTRIIKENKEEIACIIIEPIMGNIGCVPPKDDYLTFLREITEENDILLIIDEVITGFRISKGGAQKYYNVTPDLCTFGKILGGGFPIGAIAGKKEYMEQFTPSGTIYQAGTFSGNPMSINGGLTAFKILDDKFYKDLHNKGEYFRNEIRAILNKLDINYQVNGVESMTQIYFTNKEVYDYKTAQTTDTKGFLKYFHNLLENGVFIAPSQYECTFLSCAHSMEDIDKTIESIEISLKNI
- a CDS encoding cobalt-precorrin-8 methylmutase, which produces MYNMGASTKPGYDIANKSREIIKSLIDDETKNLTYEEKDIVERVVHSTADPEYAKLVKISPTFVETALNCFDNNEDILTDINMVKSGITRYNGKVMCYIRDERAIKLAKKEEITRSAAAMRIAADDGFKGVVAIGNAPTALFEVIKLVEEGQMDAKAIAGVPVGFVGAADSKEALSQTNIPYTITTGPKGGTPIAVAIINSLLNIRKKD